In Streptomyces chartreusis NRRL 3882, the following are encoded in one genomic region:
- a CDS encoding STAS domain-containing protein, translated as MHIRGDHAELVVGGRLDVRSAADARTVLHSAVDDGVGDLVLDLSELDSWDATGLGVIMGAHRRAGRCGRRLVLRGVPPQMQRLLVATRLHRILAIEGGIGVETLPRV; from the coding sequence ATGCACATCAGGGGCGACCACGCCGAGCTGGTCGTCGGGGGCCGCCTCGACGTCCGGAGCGCGGCGGACGCCCGTACGGTCCTGCACTCGGCCGTCGACGACGGAGTCGGCGACCTGGTGCTGGACCTGTCCGAACTGGACTCCTGGGACGCCACCGGACTCGGTGTGATCATGGGGGCTCACCGGCGGGCCGGCCGCTGCGGCCGGCGCCTGGTCCTGCGCGGCGTGCCGCCGCAGATGCAGCGCCTGCTGGTGGCCACCCGCCTGCACCGGATCCTGGCGATCGAGGGAGGCATCGGAGTGGAGACATTGCCTCGCGTGTGA